The proteins below are encoded in one region of Alistipes communis:
- a CDS encoding DNA-3-methyladenine glycosylase I, with protein MNDLINARCGWAGTDELYVKYHDEEWGKPVDDDRILFEFLVLESAQAGLSWITILRKREGYRKAFHRFDPERVEQMTPEEVDRLMRFDGIVRNQLKITAAINNAKLFRAIQKEFGSFYEYVLSFFPGRQPIVNDFKSLSQIPATSPESDAMSRDMKKRGFKFFGSTICYAFLQATGFVNDHLTGCRCKGGRQQTAP; from the coding sequence ATGAACGATCTGATAAACGCCCGCTGCGGCTGGGCCGGTACGGACGAACTCTACGTCAAGTACCACGACGAAGAGTGGGGCAAACCCGTCGACGACGACCGGATCCTGTTCGAGTTTCTGGTGCTCGAAAGCGCGCAGGCGGGACTGTCCTGGATCACGATTCTCCGCAAACGCGAAGGATACCGCAAGGCCTTCCACCGTTTCGACCCGGAGCGGGTGGAGCAGATGACGCCGGAAGAGGTCGACCGGCTGATGCGATTCGACGGAATCGTCCGCAACCAATTGAAAATCACCGCTGCAATCAACAATGCCAAGCTATTCAGGGCAATTCAGAAAGAGTTCGGCAGCTTCTACGAATACGTGCTCTCCTTCTTTCCCGGCCGGCAGCCGATCGTCAACGATTTCAAGAGCCTGAGCCAGATTCCCGCCACCTCGCCCGAATCGGACGCAATGAGCCGGGACATGAAAAAGAGAGGATTCAAATTCTTCGGATCGACGATCTGCTACGCCTTCTTGCAGGCCACGGGGTTCGTGAACGACCACCTGACGGGCTGCCGCTGCAAAGGCGGCCGGCAACAGACGGCCCCCTGA
- the cls gene encoding cardiolipin synthase: MYLFLTAYLLLAIPSAAAVLRQKQTPVVAIAWLLAIVLLPIGGSLFYLLAGYRKPVRDVPPTDSRPAAGIERMLWYGCSTRVRYRNRVEQLHDGGEAFAALISALQGARRYIHLSYYIFADDRIGHAIADILVRKARAGVEVRLLYDAIGSWKLSERFVRRLRGAGIEVRAYAPLRFPWFSPRANRRNHSKIAVIDGRTGFVGGINIAERYLDGDALGRWRDEHLRIEGEAVDDLQRLFAADWALEGGEPLSEGLYAAAPADDLPCSPLQIAWTREDRSRTTLTDLFAQLIEEARHTLRISSPYFLPPPALYEALLRAVRRGCRVLVMLPARSDVWLARRATDAYLGELLGAGVEIFRFRGGFLHAKRLIADERVASVGTANFDYRSLEYNTEATALLLDSATVRQAIRRFDEDLASCTPIDPEAWRRRSVRYRLGDRIARLFAPLL, translated from the coding sequence ATGTATCTTTTCCTCACCGCATATCTCTTGCTGGCAATCCCCTCGGCGGCAGCCGTACTGCGGCAGAAGCAGACGCCCGTGGTAGCGATCGCATGGCTGCTGGCCATCGTGCTCCTGCCGATCGGCGGCAGCCTGTTCTACCTGCTGGCGGGATACCGCAAACCCGTGCGGGACGTGCCGCCCACCGACAGCCGGCCGGCGGCCGGCATCGAGCGGATGCTGTGGTACGGCTGTTCGACGCGCGTCCGCTACCGCAACCGCGTGGAACAGCTCCACGACGGCGGCGAAGCCTTCGCCGCGCTGATCTCCGCCTTGCAGGGTGCCCGCCGCTACATCCATCTCTCCTACTACATCTTCGCCGACGACCGCATCGGCCACGCCATCGCCGACATCCTCGTCCGCAAGGCGCGTGCCGGCGTGGAGGTACGGCTGCTTTACGACGCCATCGGTTCGTGGAAACTTTCCGAACGGTTCGTGAGGCGGCTCCGCGGCGCAGGAATCGAGGTGCGCGCCTACGCGCCGCTGCGGTTCCCGTGGTTCTCGCCGCGCGCCAACCGGCGCAACCACTCCAAGATCGCCGTCATCGACGGCCGCACGGGATTCGTGGGCGGCATCAACATCGCCGAACGCTACCTCGACGGCGACGCGCTGGGGCGCTGGCGCGACGAACACCTGCGCATCGAGGGCGAAGCCGTCGACGACCTGCAACGGCTCTTCGCGGCCGACTGGGCGCTGGAAGGCGGCGAACCGTTGTCGGAGGGACTTTACGCGGCCGCGCCGGCGGACGATCTGCCCTGCTCCCCGCTCCAAATCGCATGGACGCGCGAAGACCGTTCGCGCACGACGCTGACCGATCTCTTCGCGCAGCTCATCGAGGAGGCGCGGCACACGCTGCGCATCTCGTCGCCCTATTTCCTGCCGCCGCCCGCGCTCTACGAAGCGTTGCTGCGCGCCGTGCGGCGCGGGTGCCGCGTGCTGGTGATGCTGCCCGCACGCAGCGACGTGTGGCTCGCCCGCCGCGCCACGGACGCCTATCTGGGTGAACTGCTCGGCGCGGGAGTCGAGATCTTCCGCTTCCGCGGCGGATTTCTCCACGCCAAACGGCTCATTGCCGACGAGCGCGTCGCCTCGGTCGGCACGGCCAACTTCGACTACCGAAGTCTGGAATACAACACCGAGGCGACGGCGCTGCTGCTCGATTCCGCGACGGTGCGGCAGGCGATCCGGCGCTTCGACGAAGACCTCGCCTCGTGCACTCCGATCGATCCCGAAGCGTGGCGGCGCCGCTCGGTGCGCTACCGGCTGGGCGACCGCATCGCACGGCTCTTCGCACCGCTGCTGTAA
- the greA gene encoding transcription elongation factor GreA, translated as MAKEIIYLTAEGYKKLKDDLDHMRSVERPAISAAIAEARDKGDLSENAEYDAAREAQGLLEMRIAKLEETIANARVIDESKIDKSKVQILSRVTLLNHTNGKQMCYTIVSENEANLREGKLAIGTPIAKALLGKKKGDRVDVEVPAGTIHFEILDISI; from the coding sequence ATGGCAAAGGAGATTATTTATCTGACGGCTGAGGGTTACAAAAAACTCAAAGACGATCTCGACCACATGAGGTCGGTCGAGCGTCCGGCGATCTCGGCAGCCATTGCCGAAGCGCGCGACAAGGGCGATTTGTCGGAGAACGCGGAGTACGACGCTGCCCGCGAAGCGCAGGGGCTGCTCGAAATGCGGATCGCCAAACTGGAAGAGACGATCGCCAACGCGCGTGTCATCGACGAATCGAAGATCGACAAGAGCAAGGTGCAGATTCTCTCGCGGGTGACGCTGTTGAACCATACCAACGGGAAGCAGATGTGCTACACGATCGTATCGGAAAACGAAGCGAACCTGCGCGAGGGCAAACTCGCCATCGGTACGCCCATTGCCAAGGCGCTTCTGGGCAAGAAGAAGGGCGATCGGGTGGACGTGGAGGTTCCCGCCGGTACGATCCACTTCGAGATTCTGGATATTTCGATCTGA
- a CDS encoding S9 family peptidase, which translates to MRISKLPTLFLALLACSTAAAQAFDYDDIADGRFRPAQLAGIRPTADGEHYTTIRDGNIFRHRYAVDDAGTALLPAAAEEGAVALDSLDRATGTWCDAGSRRLDIADYAIAPDGGVLVADGAEPIYRHSFTTHYLYYDGRRLREILLGIPSPRDAVFTPDGRNIVFSSRNNLYVYNIERQGTRQITRDGRWNETINGTTDWVYEEEFGFTRAFAVSPDSRRIAYLRFDESRVPLFEMMRYDGALYNRAYDFKYPKAGDANSVVTLHVFDLETGRTTKVDTGADTTQYIPRIGWTPRGELWYETRDRRQQQIVFRRLAADALTAPQAEQQTIYRERSPRYVAHETDRSFRWIDGGRRFLIMQETATGWMHLYLGEPGEPLRALTEGRWEVTGIVGADDRAVYYTSTERSPLERNLYAVDYKGRHKRLLTPDKGFHTIAPSAGMRYYISTFSSADDPGRVEICDARGRTVRTVADNAALRRLADSIRLPRKEFFTFTTERGDTLGGYIVRPAGFDPARRYPCLLTQYSGPGSQTVQNRWKLDWEDVLAQRGYVVVATDGRGTGYRGEAFKKSTYGQLGRLEVEDQLSTARYMAAQPWIDAERIGIYGWSYGGFMALSCACKGDGLFKAAVAVAPVTSWRYYDTIYSELYNGLPQENPAGYNENAPLMLAPLLRDDRTRLLLIHGTADDNVHFQNSAEMIRALTDAGKEFDLMIYPDQNHSMQPDYTRQIRRRMISFVERNL; encoded by the coding sequence ATGCGAATATCGAAATTACCGACCCTTTTCCTTGCGCTGCTGGCCTGCTCGACGGCCGCTGCACAGGCGTTCGACTACGACGACATCGCCGACGGACGCTTCCGTCCGGCACAGTTGGCGGGCATCCGCCCCACGGCCGACGGCGAACACTACACCACGATCCGCGACGGCAACATCTTCCGCCACCGCTATGCCGTCGACGACGCGGGCACGGCCTTGCTGCCCGCAGCCGCGGAGGAGGGCGCCGTGGCCCTCGATTCGCTCGACCGCGCCACCGGCACGTGGTGCGACGCCGGCAGCCGCAGGCTCGACATAGCCGACTATGCGATCGCTCCGGACGGCGGAGTGCTCGTGGCCGACGGCGCCGAACCGATCTATCGCCACTCGTTCACCACGCACTACCTCTACTACGACGGCCGGCGCCTGCGCGAGATTCTGCTCGGCATCCCCTCCCCGCGCGACGCCGTCTTCACGCCCGACGGCCGCAACATCGTCTTTTCGAGCCGCAACAACCTGTATGTCTACAATATCGAACGGCAGGGCACGCGGCAGATCACCCGCGACGGCCGCTGGAACGAGACGATCAACGGCACGACCGACTGGGTCTACGAGGAGGAGTTCGGCTTCACGCGCGCCTTCGCCGTCTCGCCCGACTCGCGGCGCATCGCCTACCTGCGTTTCGACGAGTCGCGCGTGCCGCTCTTCGAGATGATGCGCTACGACGGCGCGCTCTACAACCGCGCCTACGACTTCAAATACCCCAAGGCGGGCGACGCCAATTCGGTGGTGACGCTCCACGTCTTCGACCTCGAAACGGGCCGCACGACGAAGGTCGACACCGGCGCCGACACCACGCAATACATTCCCCGCATCGGCTGGACGCCGCGCGGGGAGTTGTGGTACGAGACCCGCGACCGCCGTCAGCAGCAGATCGTCTTCCGCCGACTGGCGGCCGACGCGCTCACGGCGCCGCAGGCGGAGCAGCAGACGATCTACCGCGAGCGTTCGCCCCGCTATGTGGCCCACGAAACCGACCGTTCGTTCCGCTGGATCGACGGCGGACGCCGCTTCCTCATTATGCAGGAGACGGCGACGGGCTGGATGCACCTCTACCTCGGCGAGCCCGGCGAACCGCTGCGGGCGCTCACCGAAGGGCGCTGGGAGGTGACCGGCATCGTCGGAGCCGACGACCGCGCGGTCTACTACACCTCGACCGAGCGGTCGCCGCTCGAACGCAACCTCTACGCCGTCGACTACAAGGGACGGCACAAACGCCTGCTCACGCCCGACAAGGGGTTCCATACGATCGCTCCGAGCGCCGGAATGCGCTACTACATCTCGACCTTCTCGTCGGCCGACGATCCGGGGCGGGTGGAGATCTGCGACGCCCGGGGACGCACCGTGCGCACCGTGGCCGACAACGCCGCCCTGCGCCGTCTGGCCGACAGCATCCGTCTGCCGCGCAAGGAGTTCTTCACCTTCACGACCGAACGCGGCGACACGCTGGGCGGCTACATCGTCCGCCCCGCAGGGTTCGATCCCGCACGCCGCTACCCCTGCCTGCTGACGCAGTATTCGGGGCCCGGCTCGCAGACGGTGCAGAACCGCTGGAAACTCGACTGGGAAGACGTGCTGGCACAGCGGGGCTACGTGGTAGTGGCTACCGACGGCCGCGGCACGGGCTACCGCGGCGAGGCGTTCAAGAAGAGCACCTACGGCCAGCTGGGGCGTCTCGAAGTCGAAGACCAGCTGTCGACGGCACGCTACATGGCCGCGCAGCCGTGGATCGACGCCGAGCGCATCGGCATCTACGGCTGGTCGTACGGCGGCTTCATGGCTCTCTCGTGCGCCTGCAAGGGCGACGGGCTGTTCAAGGCGGCCGTCGCCGTGGCGCCCGTCACCTCGTGGCGTTACTACGACACGATTTACAGCGAGCTCTACAACGGCCTGCCGCAGGAGAATCCCGCAGGATACAACGAAAACGCACCGCTCATGCTGGCGCCGCTGCTGCGCGACGACCGCACGCGGCTGCTGCTGATCCACGGCACGGCCGACGACAACGTCCATTTCCAGAACTCGGCGGAGATGATCCGCGCACTGACCGACGCAGGCAAGGAGTTCGATCTGATGATCTACCCCGACCAGAACCACTCGATGCAGCCCGACTACACGCGGCAGATCCGCCGGCGGATGATCTCCTTCGTCGAACGCAACCTGTAA
- a CDS encoding TlpA family protein disulfide reductase encodes MKPICLLFVLPLLGTGCRTEQSAYLEKALSQLERIERVAYWRSSESYLPGDTIPRRYLRYYVEQRNRADTTLRHSYLSYYNADDTTRIDGGYDGTIAVDLDHDRREVVIDDFSIPRAPYRLTDMTFFCRAEAILRYVLTTSDPIRTEFTPCGDGYRLRLDIDRDCVVEFWGRPYYNRPPRELFPEAEHSAYEIVFDSERMPRKLRREQTHQITVDSVFDVRIDYEPQAPLRLEAYYPDGYMLRKRKLRNQAKKPYDIVGRQAPDWTLVDADSTAVSLGDLRSRVLLIQFTGIGCGPCHASIPFLRSLEERYTPADVGVVAIETWGTPLRSIGVYVRRNRINYPMLAGTDETVDAYLPDRAVPVYLLVDAERRVRHAFRGYTPAESDRTITEAIDSLLHEQ; translated from the coding sequence ATGAAACCGATCTGCCTCCTATTCGTGCTTCCGCTGCTCGGCACGGGCTGCCGGACGGAGCAGTCGGCCTATCTCGAAAAGGCCCTTTCGCAACTCGAACGCATCGAACGGGTCGCCTACTGGAGAAGTTCGGAGAGCTATCTCCCGGGCGACACGATTCCCCGACGTTACCTGCGCTACTACGTCGAGCAGCGCAACCGCGCCGACACGACGCTGCGCCACAGCTACCTCTCCTATTACAACGCCGACGACACGACACGCATCGACGGAGGATACGACGGAACGATCGCCGTCGATCTCGACCACGACAGGCGCGAAGTGGTCATCGACGACTTCTCGATTCCCCGAGCGCCCTACCGCCTGACGGACATGACCTTTTTCTGCCGGGCGGAGGCCATCCTGCGCTACGTGCTCACCACCTCCGATCCGATCCGCACCGAGTTCACCCCCTGCGGCGACGGATACCGCCTGCGCCTGGACATCGATCGAGACTGCGTAGTCGAATTCTGGGGCCGCCCCTACTACAACCGCCCGCCGCGCGAACTGTTTCCCGAAGCGGAGCACTCGGCCTACGAAATCGTCTTCGACAGCGAGCGGATGCCCCGCAAACTGCGGCGCGAACAGACGCACCAGATCACCGTCGACTCGGTCTTCGACGTGCGCATCGACTACGAGCCGCAAGCGCCGCTCCGGCTGGAAGCGTATTACCCCGACGGCTACATGCTGCGCAAGCGCAAGCTGCGGAACCAAGCCAAGAAGCCCTACGACATCGTGGGCCGGCAGGCGCCCGACTGGACGCTCGTCGACGCCGATTCGACGGCCGTATCGCTCGGCGACCTGCGCAGCCGCGTGCTGCTCATCCAGTTCACCGGCATCGGCTGCGGCCCCTGCCACGCCTCGATCCCCTTCCTGCGCTCGCTCGAAGAGCGTTACACCCCCGCCGACGTCGGTGTGGTCGCAATCGAAACGTGGGGCACGCCGCTCCGCTCGATCGGCGTCTACGTGCGGCGCAACCGGATCAATTACCCGATGCTGGCCGGAACGGACGAAACGGTAGACGCCTACCTGCCCGACCGGGCGGTGCCCGTCTACCTGCTCGTCGACGCCGAACGGCGCGTGCGCCACGCCTTCCGCGGCTATACCCCCGCCGAGAGCGACCGCACGATCACCGAGGCGATCGACAGCCTGCTACACGAACAATAA
- a CDS encoding glucosaminidase domain-containing protein, translating into MKKSILVAILFLSGFGALHAQTRQTREEYIDRYKHIAVAHMERYGIPASITLAQGILESDCGNSALSRSSNNHFGIKCKNDWTGRRVFHDDDARGECFRAYGSVEASYEDHARFLDSQPRYDSLFVYPADDYRSWARGLKAAGYATAPDYAQRLCRIIEEAQLYLLDRPQGEALYAARNRSRAEQAVEGFEAGSSVNPLTPTNEERIDPDDFRVTINAYKGYNIYVTNGVNYIVAKEGDTFESLAEIFCISARNLRKFNDLKGKAQPVRGEQIYIDRKQKRWEGNARHHIVTEGETVASVAQSYALREKSLRKLNRLKAGAALRSGQTLRIR; encoded by the coding sequence TTGAAAAAATCAATACTCGTCGCGATTTTATTCCTTTCGGGGTTCGGCGCCCTCCATGCGCAGACGCGCCAGACCCGCGAGGAGTACATCGACCGCTACAAGCACATCGCCGTGGCGCACATGGAACGCTACGGCATTCCGGCCAGCATCACGCTGGCGCAGGGCATTCTGGAATCCGACTGCGGCAACAGCGCACTGTCGCGTTCGTCGAACAACCATTTCGGCATCAAGTGCAAAAACGACTGGACGGGACGGCGCGTCTTCCACGACGACGACGCCCGCGGCGAATGTTTCCGCGCCTACGGCTCGGTCGAAGCCTCGTACGAGGATCATGCCCGTTTCCTGGATTCGCAGCCGCGCTACGACTCGCTCTTCGTCTACCCCGCCGACGACTACCGCAGCTGGGCGCGCGGATTGAAGGCGGCCGGTTACGCCACCGCGCCCGACTATGCGCAGCGGCTGTGCCGCATCATCGAGGAGGCGCAGCTCTACCTGCTCGACCGCCCGCAGGGCGAAGCGCTCTACGCAGCGCGCAACCGCTCGCGCGCCGAGCAGGCCGTGGAAGGCTTCGAGGCCGGAAGCAGCGTGAATCCCCTGACGCCCACAAACGAAGAGCGGATCGATCCCGACGATTTCCGCGTGACGATCAACGCCTACAAGGGATACAACATCTATGTCACCAACGGCGTGAACTACATCGTCGCCAAGGAGGGCGACACGTTCGAATCGCTCGCGGAGATCTTCTGCATCTCGGCGAGGAACCTGCGCAAGTTCAACGACCTGAAAGGCAAGGCGCAGCCCGTGCGCGGCGAGCAGATCTACATCGACCGCAAGCAGAAACGCTGGGAGGGCAACGCCCGCCATCACATCGTCACCGAGGGCGAGACCGTCGCGTCGGTGGCCCAGAGCTATGCGCTGCGCGAAAAGTCGCTGCGCAAACTCAACCGACTCAAAGCGGGCGCCGCGCTGCGCAGCGGCCAGACGCTGCGCATCCGGTAG
- a CDS encoding DUF4254 domain-containing protein: MFTENANRIFNRAIDDYHRFDDVDHPVENPFDEGSLDHLLYMKNWVDTVQWHLEDIIRDPQIDPVEALAIKRRIDKSNQVRTDMVEYIDSYLLDKYKAVVPQSDARLNTETPAWAIDRLSILALKIYHMRQETQRSDVDEAHRDACRKKLDVLLSQQVDLSRAIEELIEDIEAGRKYMKTYKQMKMYNDPALNPVLYGAKK, from the coding sequence ATGTTTACGGAAAATGCGAACCGGATATTCAATCGTGCGATCGACGATTACCACCGTTTCGACGATGTGGATCATCCGGTCGAGAACCCCTTCGACGAGGGTTCGCTCGATCATCTGCTCTATATGAAGAACTGGGTGGATACGGTGCAGTGGCATCTGGAGGATATCATCCGCGATCCGCAGATCGACCCCGTCGAGGCGCTGGCGATCAAGCGCCGCATCGACAAGTCGAATCAGGTGCGCACCGACATGGTGGAGTACATCGACTCCTATCTACTGGACAAATACAAGGCGGTCGTGCCGCAGTCCGACGCGCGTCTCAATACCGAAACGCCGGCGTGGGCGATCGACCGGCTGTCGATTCTGGCGCTGAAAATCTACCACATGCGTCAGGAGACGCAGCGCAGCGACGTGGACGAGGCGCACCGCGACGCCTGCCGCAAAAAGCTCGACGTGCTGCTCTCGCAGCAGGTCGACCTGTCGCGTGCGATCGAGGAGCTGATCGAGGACATCGAGGCGGGGCGCAAGTACATGAAGACCTACAAACAGATGAAGATGTACAACGATCCGGCATTGAATCCGGTGCTCTATGGCGCTAAGAAATAG
- a CDS encoding glycosyltransferase family 9 protein, whose amino-acid sequence MPRHILVIRNSAMGDVAMVPHALRALREAYPDVRVTVLTRPLFKPFFAGLDVDFLEADYAGRHKGVLGLLRLAGEARRRGIDAVADMHGVLRSRIVGLLLRLHGMPAARIDKGRIEKWFRLGCTNPAASPLKHTVVRYCDVLRRLGFVFDDPQPAAKPVRPNPFGEKKGVWIGFAPFSAQAGKTYPEDLAAGLVAGLSARYDRVFIHSGGGGEAAFAERMEREHPNVTALWGRVRFAGELDLIANLDCVVSMDSLAMHMASLVATPVVSVWGATHPALGFLGYGCPPEGVVQLDLPCRPCSVYGQRRCKFGDYRCMRIPPQAVLDRVEECLSIRRAEEAGR is encoded by the coding sequence TTGCCGCGACATATTCTGGTGATCCGCAATTCGGCGATGGGCGATGTGGCGATGGTGCCGCACGCCCTTCGCGCATTGCGCGAAGCGTACCCCGACGTTCGCGTTACGGTGCTCACGCGGCCGCTCTTCAAGCCTTTCTTCGCGGGGCTGGACGTCGATTTTCTGGAAGCCGACTACGCAGGCCGCCACAAGGGGGTGCTCGGGTTGCTGCGTCTGGCCGGCGAGGCGCGGCGGCGGGGAATCGACGCCGTGGCCGACATGCACGGGGTGTTGCGTTCGCGCATCGTCGGCCTGCTGCTTAGGCTGCACGGAATGCCGGCGGCGCGCATCGACAAGGGGCGTATCGAGAAGTGGTTCCGGCTGGGGTGTACGAATCCGGCCGCCTCGCCGCTCAAACATACCGTCGTGCGTTATTGCGACGTGCTGCGCCGTCTGGGCTTCGTCTTCGACGATCCGCAGCCTGCGGCGAAGCCGGTACGGCCGAATCCGTTCGGGGAGAAAAAAGGAGTGTGGATCGGCTTCGCACCCTTTTCGGCGCAGGCGGGCAAGACCTACCCCGAAGATTTGGCAGCCGGACTGGTCGCCGGACTGAGCGCCCGCTACGACCGCGTCTTCATCCACAGCGGAGGCGGCGGCGAAGCGGCCTTCGCCGAACGTATGGAGCGCGAACATCCCAATGTCACGGCGCTTTGGGGGCGCGTCCGTTTTGCCGGAGAGCTGGATCTGATCGCCAATCTCGACTGTGTCGTTTCGATGGACTCGCTGGCGATGCACATGGCCTCGCTGGTGGCCACGCCCGTCGTATCGGTGTGGGGCGCCACGCATCCCGCGCTGGGCTTTCTGGGTTACGGTTGTCCGCCGGAGGGGGTGGTGCAGCTCGACCTGCCGTGTCGTCCCTGTTCGGTCTACGGACAGCGGCGCTGCAAGTTCGGCGATTACCGCTGTATGCGCATTCCGCCGCAGGCCGTTCTCGACCGTGTGGAGGAGTGCTTGTCGATCCGTCGGGCGGAGGAAGCCGGCCGTTGA
- a CDS encoding putative quinol monooxygenase: MKTRIFLFLTLGAFLAGCRNSATAPKRVRLNVEMSVSAGNRAALLENLLLLAEASRAEPGCIGYEIYENSRDSSRILIFETWRDAASLEAHQQTEHFRLRAPRNRELSETSVLSRFEF, from the coding sequence ATGAAAACACGAATTTTCCTCTTTCTGACGCTCGGCGCCTTTCTGGCGGGGTGTAGGAATAGCGCCACGGCGCCGAAGAGGGTACGCCTGAACGTCGAGATGAGCGTGTCGGCCGGAAATCGCGCGGCATTGCTGGAAAACCTTCTGCTGCTTGCCGAGGCGTCAAGGGCCGAACCGGGGTGCATCGGCTACGAGATCTACGAGAACAGCCGCGATTCGTCGCGCATCCTGATTTTCGAGACGTGGCGGGACGCCGCGTCGCTCGAAGCGCATCAGCAGACGGAACATTTCCGCCTGCGTGCGCCGCGCAACCGCGAACTCTCCGAGACGTCGGTGCTCAGCCGGTTCGAGTTCTGA
- a CDS encoding glycerophosphodiester phosphodiesterase, with protein sequence MKAIRLIALAACMAATLDASAQEQEIRLFSHRGGRMEHDENTLSAFQASYDAGYRGFETDIRMTRDGALVITHDSSLERTTNGTGTVEEKTEAEIRQLATKQGNKMMFLDELLEFLKGKEGLYVEFEMKTKPEVLYPEERLHAYCDKLYDAVMAVKPADATFVFTSGDYRGLRYLQAKHPGVDLLLITSKPCNDETIDLCKAMGIKRMGATMDGTSRKAVKKAHKEGLIVSLWPGQSVEDFMLGAYLGCDYMCTDVPIEVKGWLAEKAPWIKVKY encoded by the coding sequence ATGAAAGCTATCCGTTTGATCGCACTGGCCGCCTGCATGGCCGCGACGCTCGACGCCTCGGCTCAGGAGCAGGAGATCCGTCTCTTCTCGCACCGCGGCGGACGCATGGAACACGATGAAAACACCCTTTCGGCCTTCCAGGCCAGCTACGACGCCGGCTACCGCGGCTTCGAGACCGACATCCGCATGACCCGCGACGGTGCGCTGGTCATCACCCACGACAGCTCGCTCGAACGCACGACCAACGGCACGGGAACCGTCGAGGAGAAGACCGAGGCCGAAATCCGCCAATTGGCGACCAAGCAGGGCAACAAGATGATGTTCCTCGACGAACTGCTCGAATTCCTCAAAGGCAAAGAGGGCCTCTACGTCGAATTCGAGATGAAAACCAAACCCGAGGTGCTCTATCCCGAGGAGCGGCTCCATGCCTACTGCGACAAGCTCTACGACGCGGTCATGGCCGTCAAACCGGCCGACGCGACCTTCGTCTTCACCTCGGGAGATTACCGCGGCCTGCGTTACCTGCAAGCCAAGCATCCGGGCGTCGATCTGCTGCTCATCACCTCGAAGCCCTGCAACGACGAGACGATCGACCTCTGCAAGGCCATGGGCATCAAGCGCATGGGTGCCACGATGGACGGCACGAGCCGCAAGGCGGTGAAGAAGGCGCACAAGGAGGGGCTGATCGTCAGCCTGTGGCCCGGCCAGTCGGTCGAGGACTTCATGCTCGGCGCCTACCTGGGCTGCGACTACATGTGCACCGACGTACCGATCGAGGTCAAAGGCTGGCTGGCGGAGAAAGCTCCGTGGATCAAGGTGAAATACTGA
- a CDS encoding glycerophosphodiester phosphodiesterase yields the protein MNKIRMIALAACMAATLDAAAQEQEIRLFSHRGGRMEHDENTLSAFQASYDAGYRGFETDIRMTRDGALVITHDSSLERTTDGTGTVEEKTEAEIRRLRTKQGNKVLFLDELLEFLEGKEGLYVEFEMKTHPAALYPEERLARYCDELYRMVKTAEPADAQFVFTSSDYRALRYMQMNHPDAELMLITGKPCCDETIDFSKAVGIKRLSCTMDGTSRKAVKRAHKEGLTVILWPGQSVEDFMLGAYLGCDLMCTDVPIRVKNWLAENAPYIKVKY from the coding sequence ATGAACAAGATCCGAATGATCGCACTGGCCGCCTGCATGGCCGCGACGCTCGATGCAGCGGCGCAGGAGCAGGAGATCCGTCTCTTCTCGCACCGCGGCGGACGCATGGAGCACGATGAAAACACCCTTTCGGCCTTTCAGGCCAGCTACGACGCCGGCTACCGCGGCTTCGAAACCGACATCCGCATGACCCGCGACGGCGCGCTGGTCATCACCCACGACAGCTCGCTCGAACGCACGACCGACGGCACGGGAACCGTCGAGGAGAAGACCGAGGCCGAAATCCGCCGACTGCGCACCAAGCAGGGCAACAAGGTGCTCTTCCTCGACGAACTGCTCGAATTCCTCGAAGGCAAAGAGGGCCTCTACGTCGAGTTCGAGATGAAGACCCACCCCGCGGCGCTCTACCCCGAGGAACGGCTGGCCCGATACTGCGACGAACTCTACCGCATGGTGAAGACGGCCGAGCCGGCCGACGCGCAGTTCGTCTTCACGTCGAGCGACTACCGTGCGCTGCGCTACATGCAGATGAACCATCCCGACGCCGAGCTGATGCTCATCACGGGCAAACCCTGCTGCGACGAGACGATCGATTTCAGCAAGGCCGTAGGCATCAAGCGCCTGAGCTGCACGATGGACGGCACAAGCCGCAAAGCCGTCAAACGCGCCCACAAGGAGGGGCTGACCGTCATCCTGTGGCCGGGCCAGTCGGTCGAGGATTTCATGCTCGGCGCCTATCTGGGCTGCGACCTGATGTGCACCGACGTGCCCATCCGCGTCAAGAACTGGCTGGCGGAGAACGCCCCCTACATCAAGGTGAAATACTGA